CGCGTTCGAACAGTCGGCTGTGGGAGAGGCGTACGCGAAAGCCAACATCTTTCGGGCCTCTTCCCTTCAGACTGGAACCATGACCACACTCGACGGCAAAGCACACACCGTGGTGTGCCAGCAAGACCGGGATGGAACTGAAGAGTGCGTGATTGACGGCGTTTTGAGCAGAGCCTACCGAATGAGGAGCGTTACTGTCGGCAGTGTGTACAGTCTGTCCACCGTAACTCCTCCAGCCTATCTGCCCTTCTGAACAGGGGCCTCAAGGTAGGAGCCTCTGTCTAAGCGGGAAGTTCTGTTCCGAGATACGCTGTTTGCCGGGGATGCTCTGAGGAACAGCGACGCACCATCGGACGGGGTTGACCGGGTGCGGTACACGCTGCTGGGCCTCCAGTACTTCAGCAAAGACGGGCCGCTGACTAGGCCGCACTTGGGTCTGTCCCTAGCGTTGGGATGGCTTGCCCTCACAGCGCTGCTGCTGTGGGGCCTGTGCCAGCGCAGAACGCGCGCGCTTCCGCCCGCCGCGTCCTGCGAGCCAGCCTGCTGAGTTTGGCCCTCGTTGGCGGTGGAGGTGGACTAACCCTGGCGCTGGTCGAGCACCGCCACAATCTCCTCCTGGCTCGGCTCACCCTCGGGTTGGGACGAACCTGACCCCCCGAGATGACTACTGCTTCCGTGGCGACGCTGGATGCCTGGCGCTGCACTCGTTGGGTGGAGAACCGGGGCTGCGCCGAACGCATCGCATCGACTTTCCCGAACCCCAGCCTCTGGGGCACACTGGCCGTGTTCGTCATTGCAGGCATAGGTCCGAGGCGCGTATCACGTGTGGTGTAACTTGAGCACAACCCAGAGCCGGTGTTGGAGTGGCCAGAATGTTGGCCTTCGGCAGGTCGAGCCCTGCTCAGCCCTTCCATTCCAGATGCTGAACGGACGCGCTGCCGAGCAGGCCCAGCACCCCCACTGGTCAGGACATCGGCCCTCCCATCATCATTGAGCGTGACGTCATTTCCCCATTATTTCGTCAGTGTGAAGGGAAATTGTTCCTGGCCGTAGACCTAGGCGTACTGGCCCGGCTGGAGTGTGTGCACTGTATTCCAGGGGAAGCTGGGGAACGTGACGGTCTCGCCCGGCTGAATCAGGCGGATGCGCAACTCGATGGTGCAGGCGATGCGCTTGGTGATTGGCATTTCCTTCCCGGATGTGCTGACCACCCCCACCGGCGCACTCCCCCCACAGCCGTAAGGAAATACGATGGGGTGCTCTCCTGTGTTCTCCACCCGCACCTGCAGACCGGGCACAGCGCCAAACGGGGCGCTCTTGAGCATCTGACTCAGCCGCACGGGACAAGCTCAAACCACCCCTGCGCCACGAATCTTCATCGGCCGGGCCTGCCTTGCCGCAGCACCCGTCACGCTGCGGTAGATTGTCTCCCAGCAGGTCCCAGAGGAGCAGTTGATTGGCGGGCTCCGCCGGACACGGTTCTTTGCCCTCTGTTCAAGATGTACTGCAAGGCAGGCGGGCTGCCGTACTGGTTCGCCTTGACACGTTCGGCCCATGGTGACCCACTGGGAACACGATAGGGAGCCTACATCCTGGCCTCTACAAACACGCAGGAGCGGGCACCTCCCACGTCTTCACGAGCTGCGCAGAGGCGATCCACCGCAGAGCCGGGACCGTGAAGCGGTGAGCCGTCTGCCCGTACTGGCTGGGATGTTGGTACTCCCGCGTCTGCACACACAGTCCGCCCGCGACCCAGCCCAGTGCTCGCACATTCTCCGTTTTCCCTGCAAGCACTTGCGTGCGCAGACCCCCCGACAGGTTCCAGAGGCGCAGGGTGTTGTTCCCTGCACCAACAAGGTACTGACCATCTGGCGTCCACAGCAGGTGTTTGACATTGCTGCTGTTGAGTCTATGGACTGGTCTGCCTGGCCGGGCCAAGTGAACCTGGCAACCGTCGTACTTCCCGACTTCCCAGCAGAAGCGAACGACTGCGGCGTCACCCCGGGGTGACATCAGGGTCTGAATCATCGTCCAGGGGGATTCGGGTCTGCCCTGATTGGACGGGCCAACAACCTCCACCATGCCCTGAGCGCCGAAAGAGATGGTGGCCTTCGGGGAGGCCGGGACGGGTGAGGCGGCGACCGCCATGGGTTGTCCCACAGACAGCAGCAACCCGAGAGCACAGAGCATTCGCATGGACAGAGCGTACCGACCTGATGGCCTGACACAATTTATGAGAAAGCGTCCCCGGTAGGGGACACTTTCTGTTTGTGAAGACCGAAAATGCCACCGGGGACGCCCCCCGACTGTACCAAGCGATCCTGCCCCACCTCCACCCCGCCCTGTGGAACGACGTCCGCAACGCCCGTACGCTGGCCTGGATGGTCAGCGGCTTGGTGCTGTCCCAGAGCGTTTCCATTCCCTCCTGGCTGCCGCACATCCACTCCCAGGCCACGGTCGCCCAGAGCACCGAACGTCGCTGCCGACGGTGGCTGGAGAATCCAGCCATCGCCCCTGGCAGTGTGTATGGCCCCCTGATTACCCGAGCCTTGCGGGATTGGGGCCCGCATTCCTGACGCTGGCGCTGGACACCAGCATCCTGTTCGGACGCTTCTGTCTGATCCGGGTGGCCGTCCTCTACCGGGGACGCGCGGTACCGCTCGTCTCCCGCGTCCTAGAGCATGCCAGTGCTCAGGTCGGCACCGAACAACTCCTGCCTGTCCTCGCCGAGGTCAAAGGCCTGCTGGATTTTCTTGGGCTGCACGATGTTCGACTCCTGGCGGATCGGGGTTTTTGCGACACGGCCTTGATGGGCTGGCTCCGCGTCTGCGGATGGCACTTCCGCATCCGCATCAAATCGAGCCTGATTCTGGCCGCTCCAGACGGGCAACGGGTCTGCACCATCGGAAATCAAACTCGCAGCGCGCGAAACGCGCTGCTTCCACAACGTCACGATCACCGGACACCGATTTGGGCCGGTGCATGGCTCTGGGCCGTCCACGGACGGCCCAGAGCAGTGGCAGGTGGTGAGCGATGAACCCACCAGTCGTGCAACGTTTGCTGAGTACGGCGAGCGCTTCCAAATAGAGGAAGGATTCTTGGATGATAAGAGTGGCCTCTTCGGTCTGGAGGACTCCAAACTGCGTGATGCCGCCAGCCTCGAACGCCTGATCCTGGTGATCTCTGTGGCCACGCTCCTGCTCGTCTCCGAAGGACTCCAGCTCGTGCAGCAGGGTGTGCGCAGAACCATTGATCCCCATTGGAACCGCGCCCTGAGCTATTTGAAACTTGGTTTACGCGGCGTCCACTTCGCGCTGAGCCGGGGGCAGGCAGTACTCAACCGCCTGACGCTCCAAGGAGGCGCCGATCCGGCGCCTCCCGGACGTCGCAAGAAATCGCATGTCAGTTCTGTGGACGCTTTAGAAGGCGGCTGGGTGCTCAGATTTCGCTCTCCCTCATAAATTGTGTCAGGCCGTCAGGCGTACCGACACAGACCTGACGCCGCATCCTCCCAAGGGAGGCTTTCCCGTTCGCCGAGGAACTGCACTGTGGGGAAGACGTCCATGCAAACCTACACCGTTCTCAATGAACCATGACCCTTGCATTTTCGACCCCGATCAACTGGAAGAGGCCATTCAGACCGTGCAGGACGTGATTTATCTGCTTCCCACCGTGACAGAATCGCACCCCACGAAGCGAGCCGCATTGGTAGGCATCTTAGGGGCCGCACTCGCCACCACCTTGGACGACCAGCACTCCAAAGCTCGGTACTGCAAAACCATCTGGCGAGCGTGGGCCGCTGGAGTCGAGGACCGCGCTGGATTGCAGATTCTAGCCGCTCAACTCGCCCGCTTAGACGTTGACCGCCAAGAGTGGGGTGCTCTTAGGCGACCGGCCGCGCTCTTAGCTAAGCGGCTGAAGGCGGCTTGAGCACCGCTCCTGACCCACAGATCTTCGCGCTTTTCTGCCTGATCCATGCTAGAAAGTTTGCAGCCCACATACCACTTTTTAGAGGTGTT
The DNA window shown above is from Deinococcus sp. QL22 and carries:
- a CDS encoding WD40 repeat domain-containing protein: MRMLCALGLLLSVGQPMAVAASPVPASPKATISFGAQGMVEVVGPSNQGRPESPWTMIQTLMSPRGDAAVVRFCWEVGKYDGCQVHLARPGRPVHRLNSSNVKHLLWTPDGQYLVGAGNNTLRLWNLSGGLRTQVLAGKTENVRALGWVAGGLCVQTREYQHPSQYGQTAHRFTVPALRWIASAQLVKTWEVPAPACL